A region of the Chitinivibrionales bacterium genome:
AACGACACCATGCTGTCGGCCCAGCGCACCACCGACGAGGCGCGGCTCAACGCCCAGAAGGAGGCCGAGCTCATCCTCAAGGACGCGCAGATCCGCGCCGGCCGCTATGAAGACGAATCGCGGCGCCGCGTGCACGACCTGGAGAGCGAGATCGTGTCCCTCAAGACCCAGCGCGACAGTTTCCTCGCCCGGTTCCGCGCCATGCTCAAGACGCAGCTCGAACTGCTCAATGTCATCAGCGGCGACCTCAAGGCCGGCCAGCATGCCGAAACAAAGTCCGGCGAGGCCATGGAAGACGATACCCTGGAGGAAATCCCTCCGCAATCCAACGTCGCCTCCTCGATGGATTTATAGGCAATGCCCGGTTCATGCATTGTTGCGGTCCGTCTCAAGCCAAACGCGAAACAGCAAAAGATTACGGCTGCCGAAGACGGCAGCCTGCTTGCATGGGTAAACGCGCCGCCGGTTGAGGGGAAAGCAAATGCCGCGCTGATGGAATTGCTTTCCGAGACACTTGATGTTCCGAAGACCTGTCTGTCAATTAAAAGAGGGATGACTTCGAAAAACAAGGTGGTGGAAATTTTTGGGATGGCAAAGGAAGAAGTAAACAGCAAAATAAAAATGATTGACTAATCGCTGACCGCTGACCGGTGATCGCTGTTTTGTTCAACTTTTCAACTTCCAAGCTTCTGAATTCCTCAACTTTTATCTCACCAGCATGAGCGCCTTCACCCGGCTTTCCCGCTCGTCAATCCCAAATGAATGCGATGCCTTGGCTATCCAAGCGTTAGTTAAGCCACAGAACCCCTGTAAAAATCCCCTTCCATCGATTATTTTACTCTACCTAAAGGTCAAGGCTCGTCCAGCATCATTCAACGGGAGGATTCCGTAATGTCCAAGACAACCTACGACATGATCATCGAGGCAAAAACGATTATTGAAAAAAAGACGAAAATCGCGCCCGACTACGGCATCATCCTGGGCACGGGCCTGGGCAAGCTCGTGGATTCGATCACGATCGAGAACGTAATCCCCTACGAGACCATTCCGCATTTTCCCGTGTCGACCATTGAGACGCACGCGGGCAAGCTCATCATGGGCACGCTCGGCGGAAAGAAGGTGATGGCCATGCAGGGCAGGTTCCACTATTACGAGGGATACGCCATGAACCAGATCGTGTTCCCGGTGCGCGTGATGAAATTCATGGGCGTGCGCACCCTTGTCGTGTCCAACGCGGCGGGCGGCATCAACCCGCTGTTCCCGCCCGGCACCATCATGGCGATCACCGACCACATCAACCTGCTCGGCGCCAACCCGCTCATCGGCCCCAACGACGACCGCATCGGCCCGCGCTTCCCGGACATGAGCGAGCCGTACTCGAACGAACTGCTCGCGCTCGTGCGGAAAGTCGCGCTTGACAATAAGGTCCCGCTTGCCAGCGGGGTGTACGCCTCAATGTCCGGGCCATGCCTTGAGACAAAAGCGGAATATCGTATGCTTAAAATTCTGGGCGCCGACGCCATCGGCATGAGCACGGTTCCCGAGGTCATCGCGGCCGTGTCGTGCGGTATCAAAGTGCTGGGCCTGTCGGTGATCACCGACGCGTGCCTGCCCGACTGCCTCGAGCCGGCCGACATCAAGAAGATCATCGCCGTTGCCAACACGGCCGAGCCCAAGCTCGTCATGCTCATCGAGAAGGTGCTGCAGGCATTATGACAAACAGGAAATTCGATCCGGTCAATGCCAAGGTAAGCTTTCCCGAAGTGGAGTCGGCCGTCCTTTCGTTCTGGAACAAGAACAAGGCGTTCGCAAAGAGCCTTGAGGCGACAAAAGGGAGAAACCCGTTTGTATTTTTCGACGGTCCGCCGTTTGCCACGGGCCTGCCGCATTACGGCCATTTACTTGCAGGAACGCTCAAGGACATCGTCCCGCGCTACTGGACCATGCGCGGCCGGTATGTCGAGCGGCGCTTCGGCTGGGACTGCCACGGCCTGCCGGTCGAAAACGAGGTGGAAAAGGCGTACGCCATCAGCAAGCACAACATCGAGGACGAGTGGGGCATCGGCGTGTTCAACGAGATATGCCGGTCTATCGTGCTGCGGTACACGTCGGAATGGCGCGCCGTGGTGGAGCGCATGGGCAGATGGGTGGATTTCGAGAACCAGTACCGCACCATGGACCCGCCGTACATGGAGAGCATCTGGTGGGTGTTTTCGGAGATCTGGAAAAAAGGGCTCATCTACCAGGGGTTCAGGGTGCAGCCGTACTGCCCGCGCTGTGCCACGCCGCTGTCGAACTTCGAAATGAACGAGGGGTACAAGGACGTTCAGAGCCCGTCGATCACCGTGTATTTCCCCCTTGTCAACGATCCGTCGACCAAGCTGCTGGTGTGGACCACCACGCCGTGGACCCTGCCCTCCAACGTCGCGTGCGCCGTGGGGCCGGAAATCTCCTATGTCAAGGTACAGGACGGCGATTC
Encoded here:
- a CDS encoding DivIVA domain-containing protein; its protein translation is MRLTPLDIRKQPFRKTLWGFDSDEVNSFLEMVASEFETIIKQDNELQTQVKNLEQNLEHYVTIEKTLNDTMLSAQRTTDEARLNAQKEAELILKDAQIRAGRYEDESRRRVHDLESEIVSLKTQRDSFLARFRAMLKTQLELLNVISGDLKAGQHAETKSGEAMEDDTLEEIPPQSNVASSMDL
- a CDS encoding DUF167 domain-containing protein — protein: MPGSCIVAVRLKPNAKQQKITAAEDGSLLAWVNAPPVEGKANAALMELLSETLDVPKTCLSIKRGMTSKNKVVEIFGMAKEEVNSKIKMID
- a CDS encoding purine-nucleoside phosphorylase yields the protein MSKTTYDMIIEAKTIIEKKTKIAPDYGIILGTGLGKLVDSITIENVIPYETIPHFPVSTIETHAGKLIMGTLGGKKVMAMQGRFHYYEGYAMNQIVFPVRVMKFMGVRTLVVSNAAGGINPLFPPGTIMAITDHINLLGANPLIGPNDDRIGPRFPDMSEPYSNELLALVRKVALDNKVPLASGVYASMSGPCLETKAEYRMLKILGADAIGMSTVPEVIAAVSCGIKVLGLSVITDACLPDCLEPADIKKIIAVANTAEPKLVMLIEKVLQAL